A genome region from Manis javanica isolate MJ-LG chromosome 3, MJ_LKY, whole genome shotgun sequence includes the following:
- the LOC118971732 gene encoding protein Mis18-alpha-like — translation MASAWSPDCCEGCSSTICACGDKGKRSDSSLLDKRVSEDSSRHQLLQKWASTWSSVGGDGSVACLEKMRREEAAEPAEEDRPLVFLCSGCRRPLGDSLSWVTSQEDTNCILLRCVSCNVSVDKEQILSKRKNENGCVLEALYCTGCSLSLGYVYRCTPTHLDYKRDLFCLSVEAIESYSLGSSGKQIVSEDKELFNLESRAEIEKSLEQMEDVLKALQTKLWKIESKLAFTGCQS, via the exons ATGGCGAGTGCTTGGTCTCCAGATTGTTGCGAAGGCTGTTCCTCTACTATCTGTGCGTGTGGCGACAAGGGCAAGCGGAGCGACTCCTCGCTCTTGGACAAGCGGGTCTCGGAAGACTCGAGCCGCCACCAGCTGCTGCAGAAGTGGGCGAGCACGTGGAGCTCCGTGGGCGGGGACGGGTCGGTGGCCTGCCTGGAAAAGATGCGGCGCGAGGAGGCTGCTGAGCCGGCTGAGGAGGACAGGCCGCTGGTGTTTCTGTGCTCCGGCTGCCGGCGGCCCCTGGGCGACTCGTTGAGCTGGGTGACGAGCCAGGAGGACACCAACTGCATCTTGCTGCGCT GTGtttcctgtaatgtttctgtgGATAAGGAACAAATATTATCCAAACGTAAGAATGAAAATGGTTG CGTCCTGGAGGCTCTGTACTGCACCGGGTGCTCCCTCAGTCTCGGCTACGTGTACAGATGCACCCCCACGCACCTAGACTACAAGAGGGACCTGTTCTGCCTGAGTGTTGAAGCCATTGAAAG TTACAGTTTAGGGTCCTCTGGAAAGCAGATTGTGTCAGAAGATAAAGAGCTTTTTAATCTGGAAAGCAGagctgaaatagaaaaatctctAGAGCAG ATGGAAGATGTTTTGAAAGCATTACAAACAAAGCTGTGGAAAATTGAATCAAAGTTGGCCTTTACTGGTTGTCAAAGCTGA